In Lolium rigidum isolate FL_2022 chromosome 3, APGP_CSIRO_Lrig_0.1, whole genome shotgun sequence, the genomic window TGGTACAGAGCCTAATATGGTGGACAGAACGCAGGGATTTCTAGATCAATAAGAAATGGTCAATTCAGTCACCCATGACCAGCTCTCCAGTGTTCTGTTATGGAGTTCAGCATTGACGCATTTCAATTTCAATGGTCAGATATGGCTGGACAATTTTTCCGGCCACGTAGTAATGCTAACACCAAAGAGGAGGCCTTTttcttcaaaaaataaaaatgaaaaaccagtCCATAGAGGAGAGCCGCCGGTCTCACTGGGTTGGCGCGCACACAGAATGAATCGATGGTACAGGCTCTTAGAATCAAGCTCTAGTAGCATGCAGGCTGCAACACCTATATAAAGCAGCACCATCTGCACATATCGTATCACTCACAACAAGCTCACCTGTACCATCACACAACCAACACCTATCTGTTGTTGCAAGCAGTTCAGATCCAGTCAGTGGTGCTGAAATGGCGTCCCAACTGGTCGAGAGCCACCGTGCCGGCGCGGAGGTCGTGAAGGGGGACGAGGCTTGCAAGAAGAGATCCATCGAGTTCCTGGAAGAGCTCGGGCTCCCGAAGGGCCTCTTCCCGCTGCAGGACATGGAGGAGTTTGGGTACAACCGCGAGAGCGGGTTCGCGTGGATActccagaagaagaagaaagagcacACGTTCAAGAAGATCAAGCAGACTGTCTCCTACGCCACAGAGGTGACCGCCTTCGTCGAAAAGGGGAAGATCAAGAAGGTCAGCGGGATCAAGACCAAGGAGCTGTTCCTGTGGCTCAGTCTGGTCGAGGTCTATCTTGACGAGTCCTGTGCTGACAAGGTCACCTTCAAGACTGGTACCGGTCTGTCTGACACCTTCGATGCGGCGGCGTTCGAGATCGGAGAATAGGGAGCATGGCGATCGGGCGCCACATAAAGACTGCTGTAGTCTGTCAGTATAATAAAACTAGCCTTGTTGTACCTTTCAGTTTGTAAGCCTTCGGCAATGAAATGAATAATTGCACTTATTAGTTCTTGTTACTGCTGTCTAAATCGTTCAGATCACACTCAATTTCTCGTTACTGTCACTATCTTTGTGTGAGAACAATGGACTTGTCAACAAATTCATGTAAGGCTCTGAAGTGCAATATGAACCATGAAATGAAATGCACAACAGAATACGCTGATTCTCCGTATCTGAATATCACGGCGTCTCCAGTTTCTCCGTCATTCTTACTTGAAAAAGCTTCAAACTACCACTAGTGAAAACGGGCTTTTAGCACCGGTTGGtaaaggccatatgcaccggatgcccccccccccccaccccctcattagcaccggttcgcaccacgtggcggctgccgagcgcccgagcgagaggacctttagcaccggttcgtattctTTTTTTCCGAATTTCTAAtcttttagttatttcacaagtttagtctctaactacacttatctgtaGTCAAATTATttactcgtgctcaaacttcccgctcggtcacccatcctcccactactctagcactagcacgcttaacttctaagTTCCTTCCCGTCCTGCATCCaattgcttcgcgcgcatgtactcCTATTaacatgtgatactagtatcatatcaatcctattaacatgttggtcgatgtcatatttctttattgtttgaatttcaaataattcttttaataaacaaaagtaatgatgtaataataatcttgaataaataaataaaaattaactttataatttgtattatttttaattattttcattttttaatttttttttgccaaacctaaaacctgaaaatttaaaaatcttataatttgttaACCCTGGTGAATTCAGATGTAACTTTTtctcacgatcattttgatatattatacacttTTTTTCTACGTCGTAGgcaaaagttaatgccattttaccttttttcaaaaattttatgcaaaaacaaaattcgaaattcaaatttgttaattttcccgaatagtaggttgccgtaacatacatgaatctcaaaagattttttttttttgaattttctatcattttcttttctattttacagagttAAAAAAGACGATCCACTGgagggggggggtggaggtgcgtggggagcagaaaaacctttagaccggtgctaaaggtcccgcacgaGTTGGTGCTAATGCCGCGGCTGGTACCCTAGACGTCCAGATcacaaaccggtgctaatgaccccctttagcaccgattcgtgccaaatccggtgctaaTGGTGTTTAGAGCAAAAAAACAAAGCcctcttttctactagtgtaccTTCTACTATGTGATATTATTTTGTATACAGTATTTATTTGAAAATAAAAGACTACATGTATAGTATCATGATAGTGTAATGGTGCTATAAAAAAACGCgaccattttttgtttttgttttggatTGCTCATCAAGCATAAAAAAACGCGACCATTTAATACGTTTGTTGTTGTTAACTGTGTACTCTgtcaaatagaaaaaaaaatatgCACAGGGTATTCAGATGCAAATACTGTTGTACTAGTAAATCATTAGATTTCTGCAAACCTGTCCTCCCTAGTTGTTTCCAGAGTGTGCTGCGTGACTGCGTGTTGGTGTCGTGTTTCTGCGACTTTGAAGACTTACTAAAATAAAATCATTAGAAAATAATACATTATCGGTTCAAAAACACTACAACACATTACTGATACTCCATTCGGTTTAAAATAATCGGTAaaaatggatatatctagacatattttagtgtgCAGATACATTTATTATTagacaattattttgaaccaaAAGGAGTACTAAAGTTTTACGATTTTATTAAGAAAAATATCAAGTTCAATTGACCTTTTTTTAAGGAGAACAAACTGCCGATCCGAGAAAAGGAGAACACAAAACTATTTCTTATACAGTACCATAAATAACATGGCAATTTCATTCAAGCCAAAATTTAGGTTCGTGAAATGATAATTTCTCAGTCCATTTAGTTGTACAGCATAAGCATGCTGCACATTTTTTGTGCAACTTTAGGCCCAAAATGACATTTCTAAACTTGAGTTCCATGTGATTTTTTAAGTGTACAACTCCTCAATCTATTGTTGCCACTGCTTCCTCGCATCGCTTTTCCAAGGCGACGCCAGCAtggcctaaccctagccgccaagAGCACGCCCTGCCACCGGTGTTGGCCATCGTGGTGGCAGCCCCGACGCCTAAGGTGTTGGGATAGAAGGTGTGGAGGTGACTTCCGTGGGGCTGATGGCGCGATGTCGACAGAGGGATCCGAGCGTGGTAGCTGGGGTGGGGGGGGCGTTGGTCAGGCGGTCATAGCCTTCCCCACTAGTCACCATCACATGCGGGGGCTAACCATTATGGGCGGATCGGAGGCAGCGGGTCGTGGGTCTAGGCACCAGCCCAAATCCTTAGTCCGCCTGGCGTCTTGTTGTATGGTGGCGCGGTTGGCGACTGCGTGAAGCTGATGTGCGTGACTATGCGGTGATCCAGCCGGTTGCGAGCTAGGGAGGCGTTGTTGCCACTGAAAATTGAGCTCCAACTTCGGTCATGGTTGGCGGTGACAACATTTATGTGTAGTTACCATGGTGAAGGTATCATCAATGTAGTTATCGTCTCCTCGCTCTGCTGCTACGGGGGAAACCGTAGATCTCATACTCCTGGATCGTACGATGGAGGCGCTACCGGTGTCTGTATCCCCCTCCCCCCCACCCCCCCGAGAGCATCGTTGTGGACAAGATGCTTGTTGGAGGCGTTAGGGGGTGGAGCGGTGTGCCATCTACCGTGTCGACCATGGCGTATCTTAGCGTCGTGGTGCAGCAGGGTCTGAACGATGGAAGCGTGATGACGGACGTGCGCATGGCGATGGTGTTGTTTGGCATCATGATTAGGTCAGCAATAGGGTCCTGAAGATGGGCTCGCGGAAGAACGGCGACGACGACTTCTAGAGTGTGCGCATGCGATGCGCGCTAAGTGCTAGTTGGACCAGTTGTGCTTCTGGTTTGCCGTTGAGCGGTTTGGTGAGGCTTCTAGCTTTAGATGATACCATAGGTGTGAGATCAGAACACATGTGGCCACCCCTTTATCAATCTTGTAGATGTGCCAAT contains:
- the LOC124698872 gene encoding uncharacterized protein LOC124698872, with translation MASQLVESHRAGAEVVKGDEACKKRSIEFLEELGLPKGLFPLQDMEEFGYNRESGFAWILQKKKKEHTFKKIKQTVSYATEVTAFVEKGKIKKVSGIKTKELFLWLSLVEVYLDESCADKVTFKTGTGLSDTFDAAAFEIGE